In the genome of Streptomyces sp. V2I9, one region contains:
- a CDS encoding A/G-specific adenine glycosylase, which yields MTAMTSPSAQTPPAAASSLHTPVIGWFEQHARDLPWRRPEAGAWGVMVSEFMLQQTPVNRVLPVYEQWIARWPRPADLAAEAPGEAVRAWGRLGYPRRALRLHGAAQAITERHGGDVPSDHAQLLALPGIGEYTAAAVASFAYGQRHAVLDTNVRRVFARAATGVQYPPSATTAAERKLARALLPEEDERAAKWAAATMELGALVCTARNEDCDRCPIASRCSWRLAGKPAHQGPPRKGQTYAGTDRQVRGRLLAVLREAVAPVPQAALDAVWEEPVQRARALDGLVADGLVEPLADGRYRLPMT from the coding sequence ATGACTGCCATGACTTCGCCCTCAGCCCAGACGCCCCCCGCCGCCGCCTCCTCCCTCCACACGCCCGTCATCGGATGGTTCGAGCAGCACGCCCGCGACCTGCCCTGGCGCCGCCCCGAAGCGGGCGCCTGGGGTGTGATGGTCAGCGAGTTCATGCTCCAGCAGACCCCGGTCAACCGGGTCCTCCCGGTGTACGAGCAGTGGATCGCCCGCTGGCCGCGCCCCGCCGACCTGGCCGCCGAGGCGCCCGGCGAGGCGGTCCGCGCCTGGGGCCGGCTCGGCTACCCGCGCCGCGCCCTGCGCCTGCACGGGGCCGCGCAGGCGATAACGGAACGGCACGGCGGCGATGTGCCGAGCGACCACGCCCAGCTGCTGGCACTGCCCGGCATCGGCGAGTACACGGCGGCGGCCGTGGCCTCGTTCGCGTACGGGCAGCGGCACGCGGTGCTCGACACGAACGTCCGCCGGGTGTTCGCCCGCGCCGCGACCGGGGTGCAGTACCCGCCGAGCGCGACCACGGCCGCCGAGCGCAAGCTCGCGCGGGCGCTGCTGCCCGAGGAGGACGAGCGGGCGGCGAAGTGGGCGGCGGCCACCATGGAGCTGGGCGCCCTCGTGTGCACCGCGCGCAACGAGGACTGCGACCGGTGCCCCATCGCCTCGCGGTGTTCCTGGCGGCTGGCGGGGAAGCCCGCGCACCAGGGGCCGCCGCGCAAGGGCCAGACGTACGCCGGGACCGACCGCCAGGTGCGCGGGCGGTTGCTGGCGGTGTTGCGGGAGGCGGTGGCCCCCGTACCGCAGGCCGCGCTGGACGCGGTGTGGGAGGAGCCGGTGCAGCGGGCCAGGGCGCTGGACGGGCTGGTCGCCGACGGGCTCGTCGAACCGCTGGCCGACGGGCGGTACCGGCTGCCGATGACCTGA
- a CDS encoding SigE family RNA polymerase sigma factor, which produces MAQGEVLAFEEYVRTRQDALLRSARRLVPDPVDAQDLLQTALVRTYGRWDGIADKSLADAYLRRVMINTRTEWWRARKLEEVPTEQLPDASVDDGSEQRADRALLMDILGILAPKQRSVVVLRHWEQMSTEETAAALGMSAGTVKSTLHRALARLRQELENRELDSREAVAREHGGHRSTPAASGRVPAQRSPLTTVPGAGAHTPAQRGGRHDERGMERCAA; this is translated from the coding sequence ATGGCGCAGGGCGAGGTGCTCGCGTTCGAGGAGTACGTACGCACACGGCAGGACGCGTTGCTGCGCAGCGCACGCCGTCTGGTCCCCGACCCCGTGGACGCCCAGGACCTGCTGCAGACCGCCCTGGTGCGCACGTACGGCCGCTGGGACGGCATCGCCGACAAGTCGCTGGCCGACGCCTACCTGCGCCGCGTCATGATCAACACCCGTACGGAGTGGTGGCGGGCGCGCAAGCTCGAAGAGGTCCCGACCGAGCAGCTGCCCGACGCGAGCGTCGACGACGGCAGCGAGCAGCGTGCCGACCGCGCCCTGCTGATGGACATCCTGGGCATTCTGGCTCCCAAGCAGCGCAGCGTCGTCGTGCTGCGACACTGGGAGCAGATGAGCACGGAGGAGACGGCCGCGGCGCTCGGCATGTCGGCCGGTACGGTCAAGAGCACGCTGCACCGGGCCCTGGCGCGGCTGCGCCAGGAGCTGGAGAACCGCGAGCTGGACAGCCGCGAGGCGGTCGCGCGGGAGCACGGCGGCCACCGGAGCACGCCGGCCGCCTCCGGCCGGGTCCCCGCCCAGCGGTCGCCGCTCACCACGGTGCCGGGGGCGGGGGCGCACACACCGGCGCAGCGCGGCGGGCGTCACGACGAGCGGGGGATGGAGCGGTGCGCGGCCTGA
- the cseB gene encoding two-component system response regulator CseB yields MAETHVLFVEDDDVIREATQLALERVGFTVTAMPDGLLGLEAFRADRPDIALLDVMVPGLDGVSLCRRIRDESTVPVIMLSARADAIDVVLGLEAGADDYVTKPFDGAVLVARIRAVLRRFGHAAGPDGPGQGGAEDGSEGLGGVLVFGDLEVDTDGMEVRRAGEQVALTPTEMRLLLEFSAAPGTVLSRDRLLERVWDYGWGGDTRVVDVHVQRLRAKIGQDRIDTVRGFGYKLRG; encoded by the coding sequence ATGGCCGAGACCCACGTCCTCTTCGTCGAGGACGACGACGTCATCCGGGAGGCCACCCAGCTCGCCCTGGAGCGGGTCGGCTTCACGGTGACCGCGATGCCCGACGGGCTCCTGGGCCTGGAGGCGTTCCGCGCCGACCGGCCGGACATCGCGCTGCTCGACGTGATGGTGCCCGGCCTGGACGGGGTCAGCCTCTGCCGCCGCATCCGGGACGAGTCGACCGTGCCGGTCATCATGCTCTCCGCGCGGGCCGACGCCATCGACGTGGTGCTCGGCCTGGAGGCCGGGGCCGACGACTACGTCACCAAGCCCTTCGACGGCGCGGTCCTGGTCGCCCGCATCCGGGCGGTGCTGCGCCGCTTCGGCCACGCGGCCGGGCCGGACGGGCCGGGCCAGGGCGGTGCGGAGGACGGCTCCGAGGGGCTGGGCGGGGTGCTGGTCTTCGGCGACCTGGAGGTCGACACCGACGGCATGGAGGTGCGGCGCGCCGGTGAGCAGGTGGCGCTGACGCCCACCGAGATGCGGCTGCTGCTGGAGTTCTCCGCCGCTCCGGGCACCGTCCTGTCCCGCGACCGGCTCCTGGAACGGGTCTGGGACTACGGGTGGGGCGGCGACACCCGCGTCGTGGACGTCCATGTCCAGCGGCTGCGCGCCAAGATCGGCCAGGACCGGATCGACACGGTCCGCGGCTTCGGCTACAAGCTGCGCGGCTGA
- the cseC gene encoding two-component system sensor histidine kinase CseC produces the protein MKRLALRTGVRWKISIAIAAVGALIAVALSLVVHNAARVSMIDNAREVQLERLLGAQRFYEATSMQKGGPKFGAKLNDPTLPPGLRDEVRGNRRATHVEQGTDGVPEVWAAVPLANGDVLSLHTRFADRSATIMDDLDRALIIGSVTVVFGGCALGVLIGGQLSRRLRKAATAAGRVAQGETDVRVREAVGGVVRDETDELARAVDALTDALNERIEAERRVTADIAHELRTPVTGLLTAAELLPPGRPTELVRDRAQAMRTLVEDVLEVARLDSASERAELQMLPLGEFVSRRIGLLDPDVTVQVVHESWVSTDPRRLERILGNLLGNAAKHGSTPVEVTVEGRVVRVRDHGPGFPEELLRDGPSRFRTGSMDRAGHGHGLGLTIAAGQARVLGARLTFRNAAPSGAAKGTGGAIAVLWLPEHAPTVTGSFPVLRDADRSRPSG, from the coding sequence ATGAAGCGGCTGGCCCTGCGGACGGGCGTCCGCTGGAAGATCAGCATCGCCATCGCGGCGGTCGGCGCGCTCATCGCGGTGGCGCTGAGCCTGGTGGTGCACAACGCGGCCCGCGTCTCGATGATCGACAACGCCCGTGAGGTGCAGCTGGAGCGGCTGCTGGGCGCCCAGCGCTTCTACGAGGCGACGAGCATGCAGAAGGGCGGGCCGAAGTTCGGGGCGAAGCTCAACGACCCGACGCTGCCGCCGGGCCTGCGCGACGAGGTCCGCGGGAACCGCCGGGCCACCCACGTCGAGCAGGGCACCGACGGGGTCCCCGAGGTCTGGGCGGCTGTGCCGCTGGCCAACGGGGACGTGCTCTCGCTGCACACCCGGTTCGCGGACCGCTCCGCCACGATCATGGACGATCTGGACCGGGCCCTGATCATCGGTTCGGTCACCGTGGTCTTCGGCGGCTGCGCTCTCGGGGTGCTCATCGGCGGCCAGCTCTCGCGGCGGCTGCGCAAGGCGGCGACCGCGGCGGGCCGGGTCGCCCAGGGGGAGACGGACGTACGGGTCAGGGAGGCCGTCGGCGGGGTCGTCCGCGACGAGACGGACGAGCTGGCGCGGGCGGTCGACGCGCTGACCGACGCGCTGAACGAGCGGATCGAGGCGGAGCGGCGGGTCACCGCGGACATCGCCCATGAGCTGCGTACCCCCGTGACCGGGCTGCTCACGGCGGCCGAACTGCTGCCGCCAGGCCGCCCCACCGAACTGGTACGGGACCGGGCGCAGGCGATGCGCACGCTGGTCGAGGACGTGCTGGAGGTGGCCCGCCTGGACAGTGCTTCGGAGCGGGCGGAGCTCCAGATGCTGCCGCTGGGCGAGTTCGTCAGCCGGCGGATCGGGCTGCTGGACCCCGACGTGACCGTGCAGGTGGTGCACGAGTCGTGGGTCTCCACCGATCCGCGCCGCCTGGAGCGCATCCTCGGCAATCTGCTCGGGAACGCCGCCAAGCACGGTTCGACCCCGGTGGAGGTGACCGTCGAGGGCCGGGTGGTACGGGTCCGCGACCACGGTCCGGGGTTCCCGGAGGAGCTGCTGCGGGACGGGCCGAGCCGGTTCCGTACGGGGAGCATGGACCGGGCCGGGCACGGGCACGGCCTCGGGCTGACGATCGCGGCGGGCCAGGCACGGGTGCTGGGGGCCCGGCTGACCTTCCGCAACGCGGCCCCCTCGGGTGCGGCGAAGGGCACGGGCGGGGCGATCGCGGTGCTGTGGCTGCCGGAGCACGCGCCGACGGTGACCGGGAGCTTCCCGGTGCTGCGGGACGCGGACCGGTCCCGGCCGTCGGGCTGA
- a CDS encoding M23 family metallopeptidase produces the protein MKRATNQHTIRPSAFRVRGAVLAAGLGASVVLGAGTAFASGGTEAAAPLAASTTADAVAAQAAAQGKAADAVTKKASDAKKKAEDKKKAAKKNAASWKAPVKKYTLTASYGTGGARWAAKHSGQDFAVPVGTKVTAAHTGTVVKAGPNGAGDGPAYGNAVVIKHSNGKYSQYAHLSKVNVKIGQHVKTGQKIALSGNTGNSSGPHLHFEIRTTPNYGSALNPAAFLRSVHVSI, from the coding sequence ATGAAGCGCGCAACGAACCAGCACACCATCCGCCCGTCCGCCTTCCGCGTCCGTGGCGCCGTCCTGGCCGCCGGCCTGGGGGCGTCCGTGGTGCTGGGTGCCGGTACGGCGTTCGCCTCCGGCGGCACCGAGGCCGCCGCCCCCCTCGCCGCGAGCACCACCGCCGACGCGGTCGCCGCCCAGGCCGCCGCGCAGGGCAAGGCCGCCGACGCGGTCACGAAGAAGGCGTCCGACGCGAAGAAGAAGGCCGAGGACAAGAAGAAGGCGGCGAAGAAGAACGCCGCCTCCTGGAAGGCCCCGGTCAAGAAGTACACGCTGACCGCCAGCTACGGCACCGGCGGCGCCCGCTGGGCCGCCAAGCACTCCGGCCAGGACTTCGCCGTGCCGGTCGGCACCAAGGTCACGGCCGCCCACACCGGCACCGTCGTGAAGGCCGGCCCGAACGGTGCCGGCGACGGCCCCGCGTACGGCAACGCCGTCGTGATCAAGCACTCCAACGGCAAGTACTCGCAGTACGCGCACCTGTCGAAGGTCAACGTGAAGATCGGCCAGCACGTGAAGACGGGCCAGAAGATCGCCCTGTCCGGCAACACCGGCAACTCCAGCGGCCCGCACCTGCACTTCGAGATCCGCACCACCCCGAACTACGGCTCGGCGCTGAACCCGGCCGCGTTCCTCCGCTCGGTGCACGTCTCCATCTGA
- a CDS encoding serine protease → MKESTTVPPHTAPTHPADRTVVVTGARQGSGVLLTDLLILTCAHVVKTGSVHVAHPDSPDRTRATVAWIDYRLDVALLQAVEPVRPVPPVRLGVVDTRQAIPGCEITGFPRVQRYGPDRRLEADQYTATVLPLAGRVRELLVCDLDGSPAAHPDDESAALAGISGGPVFMGDVLLGVARQVPRQREGRRVECVPLGPVLAAKPFRLVYRRTGVDLREERVHGSFPRDLRYEAEYAQALGVAYRRTKIFGLDELSRHDSEWDLDTAYLSLEAQAQAQPPDPASKLAPPLPQRIDDLLTDRPRVLLRGEAGAGKTTLLWWLAAHASARTLGDALAPLNGLIPFVVPLRTLRARGVTFPGPAELHGAAGLVVDAAPDGWAGRVLESGRALLLVDGLDEVPPEDREQAHTWLSQLLARYPGTRCIATVRPLAVEADWLRSEDFAELRLLPMRNADIQTFVACWHRAARPTEQDDAERLDELERDLSRQFEQNPALRDLARTPLLCAVICALHRQRDGFLPETRWKLYRSALEMLLGNRDRRRRIGGPEGIDLDVEDATQLLQRIAVWLVREGQSEFTRDQALRQLGRALTGMDRVSAQGLPEQILTHLLNRSGLLQEHGDDVYQFIHRTFQDYLAAKELVEDDHLGELLRHADEETWQDVILLAAGHCGRRQLALLIEGLLDAGERHGKKSTHRTDLHVLAALCAQYASWLDGTVRERVRTSLAGLLPPMGSVQVGSLARLGAAVLGLLPRPDTMATEHPSAEHVADLITAVGGREAVPHARAWLLAHPGLIRSFVYDWQNFPAEEYATQVLAHCDPSSVLWMISDRDRLRALRHIPLLEDVSLSTDLPEREIAEALEKTPQLQNLFIRGNRLLTDLSCLRPARASLKMLSLDECPDVRDLGPLKDFTTLGALFLDAAGLSSSLGTVGDLPDSLDFLWLENLTLDRLSDISPHTGLTQLLLDSRCPLTLDGLGAWRSLKRLEVFELGDFDAALGEVRAHAGITALAFGAFPWRADFSGTPAVPSVEDLTVQPPEDGRSPALLRDLFPQVERLVIRAAAGHGALDLSPLHDWAGITVTVHKDERFLLTGAEELGDRLTVLPLT, encoded by the coding sequence GTGAAGGAGTCCACGACGGTCCCGCCCCACACCGCCCCGACCCACCCCGCAGACCGCACCGTGGTCGTCACCGGGGCCCGCCAGGGCAGCGGCGTCCTCCTCACCGACCTGCTGATCCTGACCTGCGCCCACGTGGTCAAGACCGGGTCCGTCCACGTGGCCCACCCGGACAGCCCGGACCGCACCCGCGCCACGGTCGCCTGGATCGACTACCGCCTGGACGTGGCGCTCCTCCAGGCCGTCGAACCCGTGCGGCCCGTCCCTCCCGTACGCCTCGGCGTGGTCGACACCCGCCAGGCGATACCCGGCTGCGAGATCACCGGCTTCCCGCGCGTCCAGCGCTACGGCCCCGACCGGCGGCTGGAGGCGGACCAGTACACGGCGACGGTGCTGCCCCTGGCGGGCCGGGTCCGCGAACTGCTGGTCTGCGACCTGGACGGCTCGCCCGCCGCCCACCCGGACGACGAGTCGGCGGCCCTGGCCGGGATCTCCGGCGGCCCGGTCTTCATGGGGGACGTCCTGCTGGGCGTCGCCCGGCAGGTCCCGAGGCAGCGCGAGGGGCGCCGGGTCGAATGCGTCCCGCTCGGCCCGGTCCTCGCCGCGAAGCCCTTCCGCCTCGTCTACCGACGGACCGGGGTGGACCTGCGCGAGGAACGCGTGCACGGCAGTTTCCCGAGGGATCTGCGGTACGAGGCGGAGTACGCGCAGGCGCTCGGCGTCGCGTACCGGCGCACCAAGATCTTCGGCCTCGACGAGCTGAGCCGCCACGACTCCGAATGGGACCTGGACACGGCGTACCTCAGCCTGGAGGCACAGGCGCAGGCGCAGCCCCCGGATCCGGCTTCCAAGCTCGCCCCGCCCCTCCCCCAGCGCATCGACGACCTCCTCACCGACCGCCCGCGGGTCCTGCTGCGCGGCGAGGCCGGCGCGGGCAAGACGACGCTGCTGTGGTGGCTGGCCGCCCATGCGTCGGCCCGCACCCTCGGCGACGCGCTGGCCCCGCTGAACGGTCTGATCCCCTTCGTCGTCCCCCTGCGCACCCTGCGGGCCCGCGGGGTGACGTTCCCGGGCCCCGCGGAGCTGCACGGCGCGGCCGGGCTGGTGGTCGACGCGGCCCCGGATGGCTGGGCGGGCCGGGTCCTGGAGTCCGGGCGGGCGCTGCTGCTCGTGGACGGCCTGGACGAGGTGCCGCCGGAGGACCGCGAGCAGGCGCACACCTGGCTCTCGCAGTTGCTGGCCCGCTATCCGGGCACCCGGTGCATCGCCACCGTACGCCCGCTCGCCGTCGAGGCGGACTGGCTGCGCTCCGAGGACTTCGCGGAACTGCGGCTGCTGCCGATGCGGAACGCGGACATCCAGACGTTCGTGGCCTGCTGGCACCGGGCCGCCCGGCCCACCGAGCAGGACGACGCCGAACGGCTGGACGAACTGGAGCGGGACCTCTCCCGCCAGTTCGAGCAGAACCCCGCGCTCCGTGACCTGGCCCGTACGCCGCTGCTCTGCGCGGTGATCTGCGCCCTGCACCGCCAACGCGACGGCTTCCTCCCGGAGACCCGGTGGAAGCTGTACCGCTCGGCCCTGGAGATGCTGCTCGGCAACCGCGACCGGCGCCGCCGGATCGGGGGCCCCGAGGGCATCGACCTGGACGTCGAGGACGCCACCCAGCTCCTCCAGAGGATCGCCGTCTGGCTGGTCCGGGAGGGCCAGTCGGAGTTCACCCGCGACCAGGCGCTGCGCCAGCTCGGCCGCGCGCTGACGGGAATGGACCGGGTGAGCGCCCAGGGGCTGCCCGAGCAGATCCTCACCCACCTGCTCAACCGCAGCGGCCTGCTCCAGGAACACGGCGACGACGTCTACCAGTTCATCCACCGCACCTTCCAGGACTACCTGGCCGCCAAGGAACTCGTCGAGGACGACCACCTGGGCGAACTGCTCCGGCACGCGGACGAGGAGACCTGGCAGGACGTGATCCTGCTGGCGGCGGGGCACTGCGGACGCCGCCAACTGGCGCTGCTCATCGAGGGGTTGCTGGACGCGGGCGAGCGGCACGGGAAGAAGTCGACCCACCGCACCGACCTGCATGTCCTGGCCGCTCTGTGCGCCCAGTACGCCTCCTGGCTGGACGGCACGGTGCGGGAGCGGGTCCGCACCTCCCTCGCCGGCCTGCTTCCCCCCATGGGCAGCGTCCAGGTGGGCTCACTGGCCCGACTGGGCGCGGCAGTGCTCGGCCTCCTGCCCCGACCGGACACCATGGCGACGGAGCACCCGTCCGCCGAACACGTGGCCGACCTGATCACCGCGGTCGGAGGGAGGGAGGCCGTCCCTCATGCCCGGGCCTGGCTCCTCGCCCACCCCGGCCTGATCAGGTCGTTCGTCTACGACTGGCAGAACTTCCCTGCGGAGGAGTACGCCACCCAGGTCCTCGCGCACTGCGACCCCTCCTCGGTCCTGTGGATGATCAGCGACCGCGACCGGCTCAGGGCCCTGCGCCACATCCCCCTGCTCGAAGACGTCTCCCTGAGTACGGATCTGCCCGAGCGGGAGATCGCAGAGGCCCTGGAGAAGACCCCGCAGCTCCAGAACCTCTTCATCCGGGGCAATCGGCTCCTCACCGACCTCTCCTGCCTGCGCCCCGCACGCGCCTCGCTGAAGATGCTGTCCCTGGACGAGTGCCCGGACGTACGGGACCTGGGGCCGCTGAAGGACTTCACCACCCTGGGGGCCCTCTTCCTGGACGCCGCCGGGCTGTCCTCCTCCCTGGGGACCGTCGGCGACCTCCCCGACAGCCTGGACTTCCTGTGGCTGGAGAACCTGACGCTGGACCGGCTCAGCGACATCTCCCCCCATACCGGTCTCACCCAGCTGCTGCTGGACAGCCGGTGTCCCCTCACCCTGGACGGGCTGGGCGCCTGGCGGTCCCTGAAGAGGCTGGAGGTCTTCGAGCTCGGCGACTTCGATGCCGCGCTCGGTGAGGTGCGCGCCCACGCGGGGATCACCGCTCTCGCGTTCGGCGCGTTTCCCTGGCGCGCCGATTTCAGCGGCACGCCGGCGGTCCCGTCCGTCGAGGACCTGACGGTGCAACCGCCCGAGGACGGCCGGAGCCCGGCTCTGCTGCGCGATCTCTTTCCGCAGGTGGAACGCCTGGTCATCAGGGCCGCCGCCGGCCACGGGGCACTGGACCTCTCGCCGCTCCACGACTGGGCCGGGATCACGGTGACGGTCCACAAGGACGAGCGGTTCCTGCTCACCGGGGCGGAGGAACTGGGCGACCGGCTCACGGTCCTGCCCCTGACGTGA
- a CDS encoding ATP-dependent Clp protease ATP-binding subunit yields MFERFTDRARRVVVLAQEEARMLNHNYIGTEHILLGLIHEGEGVAAKALESLGISLEAVRQQVEEIIGQGQQAPSGHIPFTPRAKKVLELSLREALQLGHNYIGTEHILLGLIREGEGVAAQVLVKLGADLNRVRQQVIQLLSGYSGSKEAATAGGPAEGTPSTSLVLDQFGRNLTQAARESKLDPVIGREKEIERVMQVLSRRTKNNPVLIGEPGVGKTAVVEGLAQAIVKGEVPETLKDKHLYTLDLGALVAGSRYRGDFEERLKKVLKEIRTRGDIILFIDELHTLVGAGAAEGAIDAASILKPMLARGELQTIGATTLDEYRKHLEKDAALERRFQPIQVAEPSLPHTIEILKGLRDRYEAHHRVSITDEALVQAATLADRYISDRFLPDKAIDLIDEAGSRMRIRRMTAPPDLREFDEKIAGVRRDKESAIDSQDFEKAASLRDKEKQLLAAKAKREKEWKAGDMDVVAEVDGELIAEVLATATGIPVFKLTEEESSRLLRMEDELHKRVIGQKDAIKALSQAIRRTRAGLKDPKRPGGSFIFAGPSGVGKTELSKTLAEFLFGDEDALISLDMSEFSEKHTVSRLFGSPPGYVGYEEGGQLTEKVRRKPFSVVLFDEVEKAHPDIFNSLLQILEDGRLTDSQGRVVDFKNTVIIMTTNLGTRDISKGFNLGFAAQGDVKTNYERMKIKVNEELKQHFRPEFLNRVDDTVVFHQLTEEDIIQIVDLMIAKVDERLKDRDMGIELSGEAKTLLAKKGYDPVMGARPLRRTIQRQIEDILSEKILFGELRPGHIVVVGTEGEGDDKTFTFRGEEKSALPDVPPIEQAAGGAGPNLTKDA; encoded by the coding sequence ATGTTCGAGAGGTTCACCGACCGCGCGCGGCGGGTTGTCGTCCTGGCTCAGGAAGAAGCCCGGATGCTCAACCACAACTACATCGGCACCGAGCACATCCTCCTGGGCCTGATCCACGAGGGTGAGGGTGTCGCCGCTAAGGCCCTGGAGAGCCTCGGGATTTCGCTCGAGGCGGTCCGCCAGCAGGTGGAGGAGATCATCGGGCAGGGGCAGCAGGCTCCTTCCGGGCACATCCCCTTCACCCCGCGAGCCAAGAAGGTCCTGGAGCTGTCGCTCCGCGAGGCCCTTCAGCTGGGCCACAACTACATCGGCACCGAGCACATCCTGCTCGGCCTGATCCGCGAGGGCGAGGGCGTCGCCGCCCAGGTCCTCGTGAAGCTGGGCGCCGACCTGAACCGGGTCCGGCAGCAGGTCATCCAGCTGCTCTCCGGGTACTCGGGCAGCAAGGAGGCGGCCACCGCCGGCGGCCCCGCCGAGGGCACGCCCTCCACGTCCCTGGTGCTCGACCAGTTCGGCCGCAATCTCACCCAGGCCGCTCGTGAGTCCAAGCTCGACCCGGTCATCGGGCGCGAGAAGGAGATCGAGCGGGTCATGCAGGTGCTGTCCCGCCGGACCAAGAACAACCCGGTCCTCATCGGCGAGCCCGGCGTCGGCAAGACGGCGGTCGTCGAGGGCCTGGCCCAGGCGATCGTCAAGGGCGAGGTCCCCGAGACCCTCAAGGACAAGCACCTCTACACCCTGGACCTCGGCGCCCTCGTCGCCGGTTCGCGGTACCGGGGTGACTTCGAGGAGCGGCTGAAGAAGGTCCTCAAGGAGATCCGCACCCGCGGCGACATCATCCTGTTCATCGACGAGCTCCACACGCTGGTCGGTGCGGGCGCCGCCGAAGGCGCGATCGACGCGGCGAGCATCCTCAAGCCCATGCTGGCGCGAGGCGAGCTCCAGACCATCGGCGCCACCACGCTCGACGAGTACCGCAAGCACCTGGAGAAGGACGCGGCCCTCGAACGCCGCTTCCAGCCCATCCAGGTCGCGGAGCCGTCGCTGCCGCACACCATCGAGATCCTCAAGGGCCTGCGCGACCGCTACGAGGCCCACCACCGGGTCTCCATCACGGACGAGGCCCTCGTCCAGGCCGCGACCCTGGCCGACCGGTACATCTCGGACCGCTTCCTGCCGGACAAGGCGATCGACCTGATCGACGAGGCCGGATCCAGGATGCGCATCCGCCGGATGACCGCGCCGCCGGACCTCCGCGAGTTCGACGAGAAGATCGCGGGCGTCCGCCGCGACAAGGAGTCGGCCATCGACTCCCAGGACTTCGAGAAGGCGGCTTCCCTCCGTGACAAGGAGAAGCAGCTGCTGGCGGCGAAGGCCAAGCGCGAGAAGGAGTGGAAGGCCGGCGACATGGACGTCGTCGCCGAGGTCGACGGCGAGCTCATCGCCGAGGTCCTGGCCACGGCCACCGGCATTCCGGTCTTCAAGCTGACGGAGGAGGAGTCCTCCCGTCTGCTGCGCATGGAGGACGAGCTCCACAAGCGCGTCATCGGGCAGAAGGACGCCATCAAGGCCCTTTCGCAGGCGATCCGCCGTACGCGGGCCGGCCTGAAGGACCCGAAGCGCCCCGGTGGCTCGTTCATCTTCGCCGGCCCGTCCGGTGTCGGTAAGACGGAGCTGTCCAAGACGCTCGCCGAATTCCTCTTCGGCGACGAGGACGCGCTGATCTCCCTCGACATGTCGGAGTTCAGCGAGAAGCACACGGTGTCCCGCCTCTTCGGTTCGCCCCCCGGCTACGTGGGCTACGAGGAGGGCGGCCAGCTCACCGAGAAGGTGCGCCGGAAGCCGTTCTCCGTCGTCCTCTTCGACGAGGTCGAGAAGGCCCACCCCGATATCTTCAATTCTCTGCTCCAGATTCTGGAGGACGGTCGCCTGACCGACTCCCAGGGCCGGGTCGTGGACTTCAAGAACACGGTCATCATCATGACGACCAACCTCGGGACGCGGGACATCTCGAAGGGCTTCAACCTGGGCTTCGCCGCCCAGGGCGACGTCAAGACGAACTACGAGCGGATGAAGATCAAGGTCAACGAAGAGCTCAAGCAGCACTTCCGGCCGGAATTCCTCAACCGTGTCGACGACACGGTGGTCTTCCACCAGCTGACCGAGGAAGACATCATCCAGATCGTCGACCTCATGATCGCCAAGGTCGATGAGCGTCTCAAGGACCGCGACATGGGCATCGAGCTCAGCGGCGAGGCCAAGACGCTGCTCGCGAAGAAGGGCTACGACCCCGTGATGGGCGCCCGGCCGCTGCGCCGGACGATCCAGCGGCAGATCGAGGACATCCTCTCCGAGAAGATCCTCTTCGGTGAGCTGCGTCCCGGTCACATCGTGGTCGTGGGCACCGAGGGCGAGGGCGACGACAAGACGTTCACCTTCCGTGGCGAGGAGAAGTCGGCACTGCCCGACGTCCCCCCGATCGAGCAGGCGGCAGGCGGCGCCGGCCCGAACCTGACGAAGGACGCGTGA
- a CDS encoding SCO3374 family protein has product MNSAVPQPRSSPDAGPVPADAALALRYASELGWATAGRAPLCLLTGVDFDVLELPAEAGHAVLRRGVRTGPVLLSGGRVGLLVAAGGADELPGLLDWLEWGPLAPDLTAVGAGGRVAAPPLPGASGDSPGAAAWLRPPEPRRVPEPALPALAGFGSGGGDAPDLVRLVDAAATECHRVRLSRARSGPLTRDSADQPLAFS; this is encoded by the coding sequence ATGAATTCCGCCGTCCCGCAGCCCCGTTCGTCGCCCGATGCCGGTCCGGTCCCCGCCGACGCCGCACTCGCCCTGCGATACGCGAGCGAGCTGGGCTGGGCCACCGCGGGACGCGCTCCGCTGTGCCTGCTCACGGGGGTGGACTTCGATGTGCTGGAACTGCCCGCCGAGGCGGGTCACGCCGTACTGCGGCGCGGGGTGCGCACCGGCCCCGTGCTGCTGTCCGGGGGCCGGGTGGGGCTGCTGGTCGCCGCGGGCGGCGCCGATGAGCTGCCGGGACTGCTCGACTGGCTGGAGTGGGGCCCTCTCGCACCGGACCTGACCGCCGTGGGGGCGGGCGGCCGGGTCGCGGCCCCGCCTCTTCCGGGCGCTTCCGGGGACTCGCCGGGGGCCGCTGCGTGGCTGCGGCCCCCAGAGCCGAGGCGTGTGCCCGAGCCGGCGCTGCCGGCCCTCGCCGGCTTCGGGAGCGGTGGGGGAGACGCCCCCGATCTCGTACGCCTGGTGGACGCGGCGGCTACCGAATGCCATCGGGTCCGGTTGTCACGCGCCCGTTCCGGGCCACTGACAAGGGATTCGGCGGATCAGCCGTTGGCCTTCTCGTAA